The Streptomyces spororaveus genome includes a region encoding these proteins:
- a CDS encoding substrate-binding domain-containing protein, which produces MLTAVVALVAGCGGGGPSTGAAPPKAGCPTALASARAAVARAENSDTAWHGPTTGPAAVPGKSIVYVAQTMTNPGVAGVAKGLEEAAKAIGWQVRVIDGDGTPAGIQAALSQAITVRPSGIVIGGFDPQLTSQQMARAEAAHIPVIGWHAVGSPGPSERPKLFTNVTTKVEDVARISADWIIARSAGDAGVVLFTDDSIPFAKNKAELIRAGLAACSGVRILSYENIPIPDAASRTPQAVSSLLSRFQDDWTYSAAINDLYFADAAPALRAAGKPGSGPPFNIGAGDGDPSAFQRINSRQFQAATVPEPLNQQGWQIVDEFNRAFAGRPPSGYVAPVHVATAGNSDGATSWDPSGYREGYRRIWAG; this is translated from the coding sequence CTGCTGACAGCGGTCGTCGCCCTCGTCGCCGGCTGCGGGGGCGGTGGCCCCTCCACCGGCGCCGCGCCGCCCAAGGCGGGCTGCCCCACCGCGCTCGCGAGCGCCCGGGCTGCCGTCGCGCGGGCCGAGAACTCCGACACCGCCTGGCACGGTCCCACCACCGGCCCCGCGGCCGTACCGGGCAAGTCGATCGTCTACGTCGCCCAGACCATGACCAACCCCGGTGTCGCGGGCGTCGCGAAGGGGCTGGAGGAGGCGGCGAAGGCCATCGGCTGGCAGGTCCGGGTGATCGACGGGGACGGCACCCCGGCCGGCATCCAGGCGGCCCTCAGTCAGGCCATCACCGTGCGGCCGTCCGGCATCGTCATCGGCGGCTTCGACCCCCAGCTGACCTCGCAGCAGATGGCGCGGGCCGAAGCGGCGCACATCCCGGTGATCGGCTGGCACGCGGTGGGCTCCCCCGGCCCGAGCGAGCGGCCCAAGCTGTTCACCAACGTCACCACCAAGGTGGAGGACGTGGCGAGGATCAGCGCGGACTGGATCATCGCCCGGTCCGCGGGTGACGCCGGAGTCGTCCTCTTCACCGACGACTCGATCCCCTTCGCCAAGAACAAGGCCGAGCTGATCCGCGCGGGGCTCGCCGCCTGTTCCGGCGTACGGATCCTCAGCTACGAGAACATCCCGATCCCGGACGCCGCGAGCCGCACCCCGCAGGCGGTCTCCTCGCTGCTCTCCCGCTTCCAGGACGACTGGACGTACTCCGCCGCCATCAACGACCTCTACTTCGCGGACGCGGCCCCGGCCCTGCGCGCGGCGGGCAAGCCGGGCTCCGGGCCGCCCTTCAACATCGGCGCGGGCGACGGCGACCCGTCCGCCTTCCAGCGGATCAACAGCAGGCAGTTCCAGGCCGCCACCGTGCCCGAGCCGCTGAACCAGCAGGGCTGGCAGATCGTCGACGAGTTCAACCGCGCCTTCGCCGGCCGGCCGCCCAGCGGGTACGTGGCCCCCGTGCACGTCGCCACCGCCGGCAACAGCGACGGCGCCACCTCCTGGGACCCGTCCGGCTACCGCGAGGGGTACCGCCGGATCTGGGCGGGCTGA
- a CDS encoding NPP1 family protein, which yields MVVVGAALAVVVAVPQVAFAAPPPALPGKAEAIELTYQPAYDYDTDGCYPTPAISSTGVLNGGLKPTGALSGNCRDASDLANTNGYSRWKCNNGWCAVIYALYFEKDQALPGIELGGHRHDWEHVVVWIQGNDAKYVATSAHGDFNIHTRDQIRWDGNHPKIVYHKDGIGTHCFRAANTNDEPPENHRGTWQFPTLVGWSGYPATVRDKLTQADFGSAHFGLKDDSFASHLAEAKPAGIPFDPYQ from the coding sequence ATGGTCGTCGTCGGTGCCGCCCTCGCGGTGGTCGTCGCCGTTCCCCAGGTGGCCTTCGCGGCCCCGCCGCCGGCACTCCCCGGCAAGGCGGAAGCGATCGAGCTGACCTATCAGCCCGCCTACGACTACGACACCGACGGCTGCTACCCGACGCCCGCCATCAGTTCGACCGGCGTCCTGAACGGCGGACTCAAACCCACCGGCGCCCTCAGCGGCAACTGCCGGGACGCCTCGGACCTCGCCAACACCAACGGCTACTCCCGCTGGAAGTGCAACAACGGCTGGTGCGCCGTCATCTACGCGCTGTACTTCGAGAAGGACCAGGCCCTGCCCGGCATCGAGCTCGGCGGCCACCGCCACGACTGGGAGCACGTGGTCGTGTGGATCCAGGGCAACGACGCCAAGTACGTCGCGACGTCCGCACACGGGGACTTCAACATCCACACGCGTGACCAGATTCGCTGGGACGGCAACCACCCCAAGATCGTCTACCACAAGGACGGCATCGGCACGCATTGCTTCCGCGCGGCGAACACCAACGACGAGCCGCCCGAGAACCACCGCGGCACCTGGCAGTTCCCCACGCTCGTGGGGTGGTCGGGCTACCCGGCGACCGTGCGCGACAAGCTCACCCAGGCTGATTTCGGCAGCGCGCACTTCGGCCTGAAGGACGACTCCTTCGCCTCCCACCTGGCGGAGGCCAAGCCTGCCGGGATCCCCTTCGACCCATACCAGTAG
- a CDS encoding TetR/AcrR family transcriptional regulator, whose product MAGRRRWSTEEILDAAAELLRTSDTDSFSVRKLAAALGTDSSSLYRHFRSKTELLRAVADRILLAAMDGYRPEGDWKQRITALALRAREAFGQQPQLAAVWGRYASSGTGSRLVMEEVLQALRASGLPDEEIPARYHRLAVLLAALIASEAGVSTVTPAEHEQGMELFRVAVLGADPERFPALAHFARDVRPLGEDRRAAFEEILAAQLAGIEAAVRPA is encoded by the coding sequence ATGGCAGGCCGAAGGCGTTGGTCGACCGAAGAGATCCTGGATGCGGCGGCGGAGCTGCTGCGCACGAGCGACACGGATTCGTTCAGCGTGCGCAAGCTGGCCGCGGCCCTCGGGACCGATTCCTCCAGCCTCTACCGTCATTTCCGCAGCAAGACCGAACTGCTGCGCGCCGTCGCCGACCGGATCCTCCTGGCCGCGATGGACGGCTACCGCCCCGAGGGCGACTGGAAGCAGCGCATCACGGCCCTGGCCCTGCGTGCGAGAGAGGCCTTCGGGCAGCAGCCCCAACTCGCCGCGGTCTGGGGGCGCTATGCGTCGAGCGGCACCGGTTCGCGGCTGGTCATGGAAGAGGTGCTGCAGGCCCTGCGCGCGTCGGGACTGCCCGACGAGGAGATCCCGGCGCGCTACCACCGGCTCGCGGTCCTCCTTGCCGCGCTGATCGCCTCCGAGGCCGGGGTCAGCACCGTCACCCCGGCAGAGCATGAGCAGGGCATGGAGCTGTTCCGCGTGGCGGTTCTGGGCGCCGACCCCGAACGCTTCCCGGCCCTGGCCCACTTCGCCCGCGACGTCCGCCCCCTCGGGGAGGATCGCCGCGCCGCGTTCGAAGAGATCCTCGCCGCCCAGCTCGCCGGCATCGAAGCCGCGGTTCGCCCGGCCTAG
- a CDS encoding serine hydrolase domain-containing protein — protein MKNPLDGAALDAAIENVHRAGMPGLFAEVRDGEQVWRGAAGVADVATGRPVTADMRHRVGSITKTFTAAAVLQQAESGRIGLDTPIGRYLPGLVPGERGAAITVRMLLNHTSGLAEYLPYAYPSLKAFPSLADTGPQSLDDHRFTRFDPAELIRTGVTAPAVGIPGGRPGVYSNTNYLLLVQLLEQVTGTTAEQYITRNVIERAGLLDTELPAGPYVDGPHSQLYEAWFGMIDPPRDYSVYDMSWVGPSASLISTVADLNRFYAALLAGEIVGPSSLAQMQRTVPVVSQEGRTIEYGLGLHPMEGPGPGQGVFWGHGGTVWGGGALAMTRADGKRQMAVAVNLQRWNRLDSAGVPQPHPVDGALAALYRLAMYG, from the coding sequence GTGAAGAACCCACTGGATGGCGCGGCGCTGGACGCGGCCATCGAAAACGTCCACCGCGCCGGGATGCCCGGCCTGTTCGCCGAGGTGCGTGACGGCGAGCAGGTCTGGCGCGGCGCCGCGGGGGTCGCCGATGTCGCCACCGGTCGCCCCGTCACCGCCGACATGCGGCACCGCGTCGGCAGCATCACCAAGACCTTCACCGCCGCCGCGGTCCTGCAGCAGGCCGAGAGCGGCCGGATCGGCCTCGACACACCGATCGGCCGCTACCTTCCGGGACTGGTCCCCGGGGAACGCGGTGCGGCGATCACGGTCCGGATGCTGCTCAACCACACCAGCGGCCTCGCCGAGTACCTCCCGTACGCCTACCCCTCCCTCAAGGCGTTCCCCTCCCTCGCGGACACCGGGCCGCAGAGCCTGGACGACCACCGGTTCACGCGGTTCGACCCTGCCGAACTGATCAGGACGGGGGTCACCGCACCTGCCGTCGGCATCCCGGGCGGACGGCCGGGGGTGTACTCCAACACCAATTACCTGCTCCTCGTCCAGCTCCTGGAACAGGTGACCGGCACCACGGCCGAGCAGTACATCACCCGGAACGTCATCGAGCGCGCCGGGCTCCTGGACACCGAACTCCCCGCCGGACCGTACGTCGACGGGCCGCACTCGCAGCTCTACGAGGCGTGGTTCGGCATGATCGACCCGCCGCGCGACTACAGCGTCTACGACATGTCATGGGTGGGGCCGTCGGCCTCGCTGATATCGACCGTCGCGGACCTCAACCGCTTCTACGCCGCACTGCTGGCCGGGGAGATCGTCGGCCCGTCGTCGCTGGCGCAGATGCAGCGCACGGTCCCGGTCGTCTCCCAGGAGGGCAGGACGATCGAGTACGGCCTCGGTCTGCACCCGATGGAGGGTCCCGGTCCCGGTCAGGGCGTCTTCTGGGGCCATGGCGGCACGGTCTGGGGTGGCGGGGCACTGGCCATGACCCGTGCCGACGGCAAGCGGCAGATGGCGGTCGCGGTGAACCTGCAGCGGTGGAACAGGCTCGACTCCGCCGGCGTACCGCAGCCCCATCCCGTCGACGGCGCGCTCGCGGCCCTGTACCGCCTGGCGATGTACGGCTGA
- a CDS encoding SDR family oxidoreductase: MSTSSTSASDRTVLITGTSSGIGLAAAIAAAQAGWRTVATLRDTGRADALRKAAVEAGVELDIRQLDVVDEASVAAAVEGVIADYGRLDAVVNNAGAGHVGTLELESVADVREVMEVNFFGVLNVSKAALPHLRATGGRLITVTSVGGVVGQPFNEAYCAAKFAVEGYMESLAPVAGAVGVSVTVIEPGAVATEFVNNIGLDLEARIAAAGPYSDALRHYVERTVGQFLNGAQTPAGAAESVMEALTADRPAFRIQTSQWARDFTGTKLADQDGSAVVGMTGTWVA; the protein is encoded by the coding sequence ATGTCGACCTCCTCCACCTCCGCCTCCGACCGCACCGTCCTGATCACCGGCACCTCCTCCGGCATCGGCCTGGCCGCCGCGATCGCCGCCGCCCAGGCGGGCTGGCGTACCGTCGCCACCCTGCGTGACACCGGCCGGGCCGACGCCCTGCGCAAGGCCGCCGTCGAGGCGGGCGTCGAGCTCGACATCCGACAGCTCGACGTCGTCGACGAGGCCTCCGTCGCCGCCGCCGTCGAGGGCGTCATCGCCGACTACGGCCGGCTGGACGCCGTCGTCAACAACGCCGGTGCCGGGCACGTGGGCACCCTGGAACTCGAATCCGTCGCCGACGTACGCGAGGTCATGGAGGTCAACTTCTTCGGCGTACTGAACGTCTCCAAGGCCGCGCTGCCGCACCTGCGGGCCACCGGCGGCCGCCTGATCACCGTCACCAGCGTCGGCGGCGTCGTCGGCCAGCCCTTCAACGAGGCCTACTGCGCGGCGAAGTTCGCGGTGGAGGGGTACATGGAGAGCCTGGCCCCCGTCGCGGGCGCCGTCGGCGTGAGCGTGACCGTCATCGAGCCCGGCGCCGTGGCGACCGAGTTCGTGAACAACATCGGCCTCGACCTCGAGGCCCGGATCGCCGCGGCCGGCCCGTACTCCGACGCGCTGCGCCACTACGTCGAGCGCACGGTCGGCCAGTTCCTGAACGGCGCGCAGACCCCGGCCGGCGCGGCCGAGTCCGTCATGGAGGCGCTCACCGCCGACCGGCCCGCCTTCCGCATCCAGACCTCGCAGTGGGCCCGTGACTTCACGGGGACCAAGCTGGCCGACCAGGACGGCTCGGCGGTCGTCGGTATGACCGGGACCTGGGTCGCCTGA
- a CDS encoding MarR family winged helix-turn-helix transcriptional regulator: MPKKLTEAEMPAADYAFYGLVWAGTVMTDRVDRALVKAHDLPVSWFEVMLWLASSPEPVPASVLGNSTLLSRSQVSRVVDALQTRGLVTRTPSARDARSVEVSLTEAGRTVFAEADATRREALAPVFTELLDERDLEALGTVWRKLKAAKAAEAARADQERAR; this comes from the coding sequence ATGCCGAAGAAGCTCACCGAAGCCGAGATGCCGGCGGCCGACTACGCCTTCTACGGGCTGGTGTGGGCCGGGACGGTCATGACCGATCGCGTCGACCGGGCCCTGGTCAAGGCCCATGACCTCCCCGTGTCCTGGTTCGAGGTCATGCTGTGGCTGGCCTCCAGCCCCGAGCCGGTGCCCGCGTCCGTACTCGGCAACAGCACCCTGCTCAGCCGCAGCCAGGTCTCCCGCGTCGTGGACGCCCTGCAGACCCGGGGTCTGGTGACCCGCACGCCCTCGGCGCGCGACGCGCGGTCGGTGGAGGTCTCCCTCACCGAGGCGGGCCGTACGGTGTTCGCCGAGGCGGACGCCACCCGGCGCGAAGCCCTGGCCCCGGTCTTCACCGAGCTCCTGGACGAGCGGGACCTGGAGGCGCTGGGCACCGTGTGGCGCAAGCTCAAGGCGGCGAAGGCCGCGGAGGCGGCGCGGGCCGATCAGGAGCGCGCCAGGTAG
- a CDS encoding DUF3224 domain-containing protein, giving the protein MRATGTFSVEAFVPTGLKPEPAVTTGLPVGVATMEKSFEGEVAGRSATLFTAAFDQETGVGTYVAMESFEGSLNGRDGSFNFVHSATTSGSDRTAEFFTIVPSSGTGALAGIAGAGGMAVDADGTHRIWFDYRLG; this is encoded by the coding sequence ATGAGAGCTACTGGAACGTTCAGCGTCGAAGCGTTCGTCCCGACCGGGCTGAAGCCGGAGCCTGCCGTCACCACCGGGCTCCCCGTCGGTGTCGCGACCATGGAGAAGTCGTTCGAGGGCGAGGTGGCCGGCCGCTCCGCGACCCTGTTCACCGCCGCGTTCGACCAGGAGACCGGCGTCGGCACCTATGTCGCCATGGAGTCCTTCGAGGGCTCACTGAACGGCCGGGACGGGTCCTTCAACTTCGTGCACTCGGCGACCACGTCCGGCAGTGACCGCACGGCGGAGTTCTTCACCATCGTGCCCTCCAGCGGCACCGGCGCACTGGCGGGAATCGCGGGTGCCGGGGGCATGGCGGTCGATGCGGACGGCACCCACCGGATCTGGTTCGACTACCGGCTCGGCTGA
- a CDS encoding TetR/AcrR family transcriptional regulator: MATPSSHASKAGTKGVPREHRRRQMLEAATEEFGAHGYAAASLPAIAARVGVTKTLLHQYFGTKEDLYVACLVPVGDRLLGTIRAAMGEGGAAPHTPLRVLHGIFTALEGRREAWFVLYDTSLPSGGEAARRASEYWAAIDRLAAGGTAELLREAGSTDPLDADALKYVWRDLVATLVRWWVKHPEQTPEAMTRRCARLFAAAATLTPDGHPD; this comes from the coding sequence ATGGCAACCCCTTCCTCGCATGCGTCGAAAGCCGGAACCAAGGGAGTCCCGCGGGAGCACCGCCGCCGGCAGATGCTGGAAGCGGCCACGGAGGAGTTCGGCGCGCACGGCTACGCGGCCGCGTCGCTCCCCGCGATCGCCGCCCGCGTGGGTGTCACCAAGACGCTGCTGCACCAGTACTTCGGTACCAAGGAAGACCTGTACGTGGCCTGTCTGGTCCCGGTCGGGGACCGGCTGCTGGGCACCATCCGCGCGGCGATGGGCGAGGGTGGGGCCGCTCCGCACACGCCGCTGCGCGTGCTCCACGGCATCTTCACCGCCCTGGAGGGCCGGCGGGAGGCGTGGTTCGTGCTGTACGACACCAGCCTGCCGTCCGGAGGCGAGGCCGCGCGCCGGGCCTCGGAGTACTGGGCGGCCATCGACCGGCTCGCCGCGGGCGGCACCGCGGAACTGCTGCGCGAGGCCGGATCCACCGACCCGCTGGACGCCGACGCGCTCAAGTACGTCTGGCGGGACCTGGTCGCCACCCTCGTCCGCTGGTGGGTCAAGCACCCGGAGCAGACTCCGGAGGCCATGACACGGCGCTGCGCCCGCCTCTTCGCGGCCGCCGCCACCCTCACCCCGGACGGGCACCCCGACTGA
- a CDS encoding FAD-binding oxidoreductase yields the protein MAGTTPQPTPPTSRTRSWWGWGWTDAHPDDAECAAMGALLPGTLDRPLPVPRVRDLAIAAPAAEPPGSLAHLVSTDPGDRAAHAMGKAYRDVVRALRGRPGRVPDLVARPTDDRGVADLLDWAGERQVAVVPFGGGSSVSGGVEYRGDAHRAVMSLDLTAMDRVLEVDTEGRAARIQAGTLGPSLEDQLRPHGLTLRHFPQSFEFSTLGGWLATRAGGHYATGRTHIDDFVQSLRVVTPAGTSSSWRLPASGAGPSPDRLFLGSEGALGVITEAWVRLQERPRHKASAAVAFPDFQDALRAVRALAQSDLSPANCRLLDSGEAALSGAAHDGASVLVLGFESADEPVAGRLERAVALARSHGGRDDGTAGGGGAQESPHGDAAVSAWRSAFLRMPYLRDGLARMGAIAETFETAATWDRVPGLIEEVRREVGEAAAKATGFPATVNCRLTHVYPDGAAPYFTVLAAGRPGDEVAVWDDLKAVASEVLHRHRATITHHHAVGRDHRPGYDRQRPDPFALALRAAKGALDPRGILNPGVLVD from the coding sequence ATGGCCGGCACCACCCCGCAGCCGACTCCTCCGACCTCCCGCACCCGCTCCTGGTGGGGCTGGGGCTGGACGGACGCGCATCCCGACGACGCCGAGTGCGCGGCGATGGGCGCCCTGCTCCCCGGCACCCTCGACCGTCCGCTCCCGGTTCCCCGCGTCCGCGACCTGGCGATCGCCGCCCCCGCCGCCGAACCCCCGGGGAGCCTCGCCCACCTGGTCAGCACCGATCCCGGGGACCGGGCCGCGCACGCCATGGGCAAGGCCTACCGTGACGTGGTGCGCGCCCTGCGCGGACGCCCCGGCCGCGTCCCCGACCTGGTGGCCCGCCCCACGGACGACCGGGGCGTGGCCGATCTGCTGGACTGGGCCGGCGAGCGGCAGGTCGCCGTCGTCCCCTTCGGCGGGGGCTCCTCGGTCTCCGGGGGCGTCGAGTACCGCGGCGATGCCCACCGGGCCGTCATGTCCCTGGACCTGACCGCCATGGACCGCGTACTGGAGGTCGACACCGAGGGCCGCGCGGCGCGCATCCAGGCGGGCACGCTCGGGCCGAGCCTGGAGGACCAGCTGCGGCCCCACGGACTCACCCTGCGGCACTTCCCGCAGAGCTTCGAGTTCTCCACGCTGGGCGGCTGGCTCGCCACCCGGGCCGGCGGCCACTACGCCACCGGCCGCACGCACATCGACGACTTCGTGCAGTCCCTGCGCGTCGTGACCCCGGCCGGCACCAGCAGCTCCTGGCGGCTTCCCGCCTCGGGGGCCGGCCCCTCCCCCGACCGGCTGTTCCTGGGCTCCGAAGGGGCCCTCGGCGTCATCACCGAGGCATGGGTCCGTCTGCAGGAGCGCCCCCGCCACAAGGCGTCCGCCGCGGTCGCTTTCCCGGACTTCCAGGACGCCCTCCGCGCGGTGCGCGCCCTGGCGCAGTCCGACCTCTCCCCCGCCAACTGCCGTCTGCTGGACTCCGGTGAGGCCGCGCTGTCGGGCGCGGCGCACGACGGCGCCTCCGTACTGGTCCTGGGGTTCGAGTCGGCGGACGAACCGGTGGCCGGCCGGCTCGAACGGGCCGTCGCCCTGGCCCGTTCGCACGGCGGACGGGACGACGGGACGGCCGGGGGCGGCGGTGCCCAGGAGAGCCCGCACGGCGACGCGGCCGTGAGCGCCTGGCGCTCGGCGTTCCTGCGGATGCCCTACCTCCGCGACGGCCTGGCCAGGATGGGCGCGATCGCGGAGACCTTCGAGACGGCGGCCACCTGGGACCGCGTCCCCGGCCTGATCGAGGAGGTGCGCAGGGAGGTGGGCGAGGCCGCGGCCAAGGCCACCGGTTTTCCGGCGACCGTCAACTGCCGTCTGACGCACGTGTATCCGGACGGCGCGGCGCCCTACTTCACCGTGCTGGCGGCGGGCCGGCCGGGCGACGAGGTCGCCGTCTGGGACGACCTCAAGGCCGTCGCGAGCGAGGTCCTGCACCGTCACCGGGCCACCATCACGCACCACCACGCCGTCGGCCGGGACCACCGCCCGGGCTACGACCGCCAGCGCCCCGATCCCTTCGCCCTCGCCCTGCGGGCCGCGAAGGGGGCACTCGACCCCCGGGGCATCCTCAACCCCGGGGTACTCGTGGACTGA
- a CDS encoding geranyl diphosphate 2-C-methyltransferase, with the protein MTSTDLTAAAGTSSVFIPAPVTPYQGDIARYWDREARPVNLRLGDVDGLYHHHYGIGDIDHAALGDTEDSAYEKKLIAELHRLESAQAELLLHHLGPIGREDTLVDAGCGRGGSMVMAHQRFGCKVEGVTLSAKQADFANRRAQELGIEDHVRARVCNMLGTPFETGQAAGSWNNESSMYVDLHDLFAEHSRVLKVGGRYVTITGCWNPRYGQPSKWVSQINAHFECNIHSRREYLRAMADNRLVPQAVIDLTPDTLPYWELRATSSLVTGIEEAFIESYKDGSFQYVLIAADRV; encoded by the coding sequence ATGACTAGCACCGATCTCACCGCCGCCGCCGGTACCTCCTCCGTGTTCATCCCCGCCCCGGTGACTCCCTATCAGGGGGACATCGCCCGTTACTGGGACCGCGAGGCCAGGCCCGTGAACCTGCGTCTCGGCGACGTCGACGGCCTTTACCACCACCACTACGGCATCGGTGACATCGACCACGCCGCCCTCGGCGACACCGAGGACAGCGCATACGAGAAGAAGCTGATCGCCGAGCTCCACCGCCTGGAGTCGGCCCAGGCCGAGCTCCTCCTTCATCACCTCGGCCCCATCGGACGCGAGGACACCCTCGTCGACGCGGGCTGCGGCCGCGGTGGTTCGATGGTCATGGCCCACCAGCGCTTCGGATGCAAGGTCGAGGGCGTCACCCTGTCGGCCAAGCAGGCCGACTTCGCCAACCGGCGCGCCCAGGAACTCGGTATCGAGGACCATGTCCGGGCCCGGGTCTGCAACATGCTCGGCACGCCGTTCGAGACCGGGCAGGCCGCGGGCTCGTGGAACAACGAGTCCAGCATGTACGTCGACCTGCACGACCTCTTCGCGGAGCACTCGCGCGTCCTCAAGGTCGGCGGCCGGTACGTGACCATCACCGGCTGCTGGAACCCGCGTTACGGCCAGCCGTCGAAGTGGGTGTCCCAGATCAACGCGCACTTCGAGTGCAACATCCACTCGCGCCGGGAGTACCTGCGCGCGATGGCCGACAACCGTCTCGTGCCGCAGGCCGTCATCGACCTCACGCCCGACACCCTGCCGTACTGGGAGCTGCGTGCCACGTCCTCCCTGGTCACCGGCATCGAAGAGGCGTTCATCGAGTCCTACAAGGACGGCTCCTTCCAGTACGTCCTGATCGCGGCCGACCGCGTCTGA
- a CDS encoding family 2 encapsulin nanocompartment cargo protein terpene cyclase codes for MPDPGPSPLQSSLPAAVVSFGAHILANALAAGPVEPALPSPPAPSGLPAGPPVLTPVSAPAPVPDAGAGAAAAPQPGAALERILRGPSGLGTASLHWARSEEPTAAAAPGAPAPVAGRPIPGLYHHPVPEPDPVRVEELSRRIKAWALDEVSLYPEDWEDQFDGFSVGRYMVACHPDAPSIDHLMLATRLMVAENAVDDCYCEDHGGSPVGLGGRLLLAHTALDPLHTTKEYAPDWEASLLSDAPRRAYRSAMEYFLQASTPSQADRFRHDMARLHMGYLAEGAWAQTEYVPEVWEYLAMRQFNNFRPCPTITDAVGGYELPADLHAQPAMQRVIALAGNATTIVNDLYSYTKELAAPGRHMNLPVVIAEREGCSDQEAYLKAVEVHNDLMRDFEAAAADLAATCPVPSVQRFLRGVAVWVDGNHYWHQTNTYRYSLPDFW; via the coding sequence ATGCCCGATCCTGGGCCTTCCCCTCTGCAGTCGAGTCTGCCCGCAGCCGTGGTGTCCTTCGGGGCCCACATTCTCGCCAACGCCCTCGCCGCCGGGCCCGTCGAGCCCGCTTTGCCGTCCCCGCCCGCGCCGTCCGGCCTGCCGGCAGGACCACCCGTACTGACACCCGTGTCCGCACCCGCACCCGTACCCGACGCGGGTGCGGGTGCGGCCGCGGCGCCGCAGCCGGGTGCCGCCCTCGAACGGATCCTGCGCGGCCCCAGCGGTCTGGGCACGGCGAGCCTGCACTGGGCCCGGAGTGAGGAGCCGACGGCGGCCGCGGCGCCCGGCGCACCCGCCCCGGTCGCGGGCCGTCCGATCCCGGGCCTCTACCACCACCCGGTCCCGGAGCCCGATCCGGTGCGGGTGGAGGAGCTCAGCCGCCGGATCAAGGCCTGGGCGCTGGACGAGGTGTCGCTCTACCCGGAGGACTGGGAGGACCAGTTCGACGGCTTCTCCGTCGGGCGCTACATGGTCGCCTGCCATCCGGACGCCCCCAGCATCGACCACCTGATGCTCGCCACCCGGCTGATGGTCGCCGAGAACGCGGTCGACGACTGCTACTGCGAGGACCACGGCGGCTCGCCCGTGGGCCTCGGCGGACGCCTGCTGCTGGCGCACACCGCTCTGGACCCCCTCCACACGACGAAGGAGTACGCGCCGGACTGGGAGGCGTCGCTCCTGTCGGACGCACCCCGGCGCGCCTACCGCTCCGCCATGGAGTACTTCCTCCAGGCGAGCACCCCCTCGCAGGCCGACCGGTTCCGGCACGACATGGCCCGGCTGCACATGGGCTATCTCGCCGAGGGGGCCTGGGCACAGACGGAGTACGTCCCCGAGGTGTGGGAGTACCTGGCGATGCGCCAGTTCAACAACTTCCGCCCCTGCCCCACCATCACCGACGCCGTCGGCGGCTACGAACTGCCCGCGGACCTCCACGCGCAGCCCGCCATGCAACGGGTGATCGCGCTGGCCGGAAACGCCACCACCATCGTCAACGACCTGTACTCCTACACCAAGGAACTGGCCGCTCCCGGACGGCACATGAACCTGCCGGTGGTGATCGCCGAACGTGAGGGCTGCTCCGACCAGGAGGCGTATCTGAAGGCCGTCGAGGTCCACAACGACCTCATGCGCGACTTCGAGGCCGCGGCCGCCGACCTGGCCGCCACCTGCCCCGTCCCGAGCGTTCAGCGCTTCCTGCGCGGGGTCGCCGTATGGGTCGACGGCAACCACTACTGGCACCAGACCAACACCTATCGCTATAGCCTGCCCGATTTCTGGTAA